The Arachis ipaensis cultivar K30076 chromosome B05, Araip1.1, whole genome shotgun sequence nucleotide sequence CAGTTATTCAAGTGAGTTAACTTTTTCAAGATTCAATAAGAATTCAAGTAGAAAGAGAGTTATCTTTCAATATACTCTAATTCCTAGGGTGAAGACGAAAGAAATCCTTGAATTTAAATCAGTGCATTAATTAAAAGTAGAATgacaataatattaatccatcaaaataaacagagttcctaaccttaatagaggaggtttagttgctcttgATTCAGAAAAAAACTTTTAAGTAATAATTAGTTGGTTAATTAGCGTAAAGATACAATGTTAAaagttaaatttatttaaataaataaataaaatttagtaaCAACGTGACACAAAAccacaatttaaaatttttttcatttagCTTTCATAATGAGACTAATTTTCTCTATATGAAAAAATATTGGTCTTTTTGTTAAAAATAGAATTATTTGGTATAATTACATGTGGGTGGATTTTGCAGGTAGAAAGTCAACACGTATAATGCGTGTTAGACACATGTTGGCAATACACAAGGTACGTATTAGACATGTTTGGCAACACATAAGGTGCGTGTTAGACACGTGTCATCATTTTGACAACACGAAGAAACATATTAGACACCTTTTTTACTCTTCCACAATACTGTAATACACTTCAAATATTAATATTCAATCAAAACACCATCTTCAtcttcatattaaaaataatctcTCTTATAATGATTCCAACTCTCGGGATGGGCTGGTGAGGCAGATAACCGAGGAAGAGGCAACAGGACTGGAGTTGATGCCAACTGCTGAAGAAATAAAGAATGTAGTGTGGGATTGTGAGTCAACAAAAGCACCAGGGTGTGACGGGTATAATATGAACTTCATTAAGAAGTATTGGGACGAAGTTTGGAAGGAATTCATTGAAGCAGTGTTGGGGTTCTTCTGGTCCGCTAGGCTACCTAGGGATTCGAATGTTACTTGGGTGGCATTGACATCGAAGTTTGTTGGAGCTACTGAAATAAAAGATCTTCGGCCAATTAGTATGGTGGGTTGTGTGTATAAGGTCATATTTAAGGTGTTGGTTCGGAGGATGCAGCATGTAATGCCAGGCTTAGTAGGCAAGACTCGGAGTGCTTTTGTGCAAGGCAGAAAAATTCATGATGGAGCTTTGATAGCCTGTGAAACTGTGCAGTGGGTTAAGTCAAGAAAAAAGGAGCTCAGTgataattaaattggattttcaaAAAGCTTATGATAGGAAAAATGGAGTTTTGTGGATAT carries:
- the LOC107640969 gene encoding uncharacterized protein LOC107640969 is translated as MRVRHMLAIHKITEEEATGLELMPTAEEIKNVVWDCESTKAPGCDGYNMNFIKKYWDEVWKEFIEAVLGFFWSARLPRDSNVTWVALTSKFVGATEIKDLRPISMVGCVYKVIFKVLVRRMQHVMPGLVGKTRSAFVQGRKIHDGALIACETVQWVKSRKKELSDN